The Bacteroidota bacterium nucleotide sequence CGCTCAGGCGGTGGTCCGCTGCTGCTTCACCCAGGTATATATAGGCGCCCGATGCAGACACATCAGAAAAGAGAGAAACGGTATCAACCAACCGGCTGACGCGTCCGGGAGTCACCTTGTTGGTGGCAACAATTTGAGGCGTAAGAGAGCCTGATTGGGGGTCCGCTACGGCGAGCCAGGAGGCCTGGGCTGAGCCGGCTTCAACGGGAGACGCGGCAATTTGTGCATAAAGACGCTCCGGGTCAGAGGCCTGGTTAATCAGCTCTGTAAGGGAGTGCATCACTGCCCGTTCGTGCTCTTTGCGCTGGAAGTCGCCCGTTGTTGGGAGATGAAAGAGCAGCAAGAGGAGGGACGCTGTGCAATACAATACACCAAAACCAATGCCCAGCATTACAAAGATGTTGAGTCCGTAATTGTAGAACTGAATGTATACAAACAAGTCCTGCAAGAACGGAGAAGGATTTGGCAGCGGGCCGGCGTCTACACTGGTCAGCAAAAATATGAGTAGCAAGGTCGAGAGACTGATACTGATCAGCTTCTCTTTGAAATTCAGATAGACAATCCACGAAGCGCGCAGGGAGTTAACCACCATCAGCCCAAGGGGCGGGATGAGGGCAATGACCTGTAGGATATTGGGGTCCTCGCGCGGTGACTTCATGAAGAAAGTGAGCGAGGCCACAACCATGGCGGCCATCATCAAATACCAGTTACGCTGTGCTGTTTTTGTACGCTTGAAGAGCACCAGATCTTTGATCCGGAAGATCATGTAAAGCGTGAAAATTAGCGCAAAAAGGCTTAAAAAGGTGGATTTGAAAATGGTTGTGACAACGAGTGGGGCGCCTGTGTTGTAATCAAATTCATCAACAGCATCAAAGACATCAATCAGCTCTGCATCGCGCCCAAAAGAAGTGAGCGGGATGGCCGCAGAGATAAAGAGCAGGCCCAGCAGCAGCATTGTCCAGAATACACGCGCCGGCGATGCTGAGCGCGCCTTGTAGCTTTTATGCAAGAGCAGCCACAATGCACCAAATCCAAGAAATACAACCAGGTTATACAGGAAGAAATAGGACCCGCTCACCTGCGTTTCCGAATTCATCGAGATGACCTGAAAGAAGAAACCATACCCGAATGAGATCACCACAAGGGCGAGCAGCACAGCATACCCCAATCTCGAGCCTGGAGAGAAAGCTCGAAATCGCTCAGATATTTGTTCGGGTGATAATACAGACATGCGCTGCGGTCAGGCTGCTGTGTAGCTGCGAACGAAACAACAGGGCAATGCTGACACGCTGTTTCGGGGTTATAAGACCATCAGTAGTACTGTGGCCGTAACAATTTGTTACACTTCCGGCCCAGATGTACCTGACCGGAAGTTACGCATTACCCAAACCTTCTGCATGGTTTTTGCCTGTAGCGTGCTGAAAAAATAGCAGCACCTCGCGGGCTGGCCCCAAACCGCTGATCGAGCTATCTAAAAGACTGTTTTGGCGTACCTTGGCGCCGGATTTGCCAAGATTTTATCCGTTCGCATTTTAACTCATTTATAAGGTAACTTCGGTGGAATTCTCTCGTAGAATCGCCATGGTCCACCAAACATCTCGTTGAGAGGTGTTTTTGTGATGACAGAAAGATGCTGAAAATTGATATTAGACAGGAATTGGGCGCCTTATGAGACAAAATCCTTTTGTTCGCTGGCAACTCTGGGTATTGGGAGGGATAACGCTGCTTCTAATGTTCCGCGTACTTTCCGGTCCACCTCCGCGTAGCGGACTGGTGGTTATGGAGCGTATGCATGCCGAATCGCTTGTACAGAAGGCTTTTGAAGTTGAGCGCGCAATCGAAGTGTCTGTAGAAGGGCAGGGGTCATTCCAGTTTGCTGAGACGGGTGATAAAGACCTCGCTGCCTATGCCTGGATCATTGATGCCGAAACCCGCGAGCCCGTGTGGCAAATGGATCAAAACAACACCGTGCGAAGCAAAGGGTCTCTTGCAACCGTATCTGATGAATTGCGGCTGAAAGCCGGCACCTATCACCTCATTTTTGCTTCTTATGGCAATGTGCTCGACGGCCGGCTCAACCGCGACCAGCGCGAAGAATCTGATTGGGAAGACGATGAACGCGACTGGTATGTAGTGCTCAACCTCGTTGATGGAAAAGAAACAGATGTTCACCACAAACATGTGGATGCCCAGGATGCGCCGGTCTTTAACGGAGAACGTCTCGTGTGGCATTCAGGCCCGGTGAAAAACAAAGCCAAACGCTCTTACCTCTTTGACGTTACTGCCCCAACAACTTTCACTGTACGTGCAACAGGCGAATTCTCCGAGGATGTAAACGATTATGGCTACATCGTAAACGAACTTTCCGGAGAGCGTGTTTGGGAAATGAAGCACGACAATACAATGCCCGCCGGTGGTGTTGCTGAGAATCGGATGGTATCAGCCAAGCTTGATCTCAATCCCGGCGTTTATCGGATTGCGTACAACTCGGATGCTACCCATGCATACGATGGATGGAAAGGCAACCCACCTTACAACCCGGCTGGATGGGGCATCAGCCTGACAACCGACGAGAATAGCCAGCCTGTTTTGGCATTTGACCCGTGGACAACCCGGCAGCCGATGCTTTCGATGTTGTCGAATACCGATGATGCGCTCAAGGTTGCAACATTCCGTGTACATCAAAAGCAGCGATTTGTGTTGTATGGGCTCGGCGAAATGAAGCGCAATGACCGGTATGATTACGGTTGGATCGAGCGCATGCCGGCCAATACCGCTGGCGTTGATGCTTATTTTATTGAAGATGTAGAGGATCGTCATCCTGACAGCGATCGTTCTGTGTGGGAAATGACCTA carries:
- a CDS encoding GAF domain-containing SpoIIE family protein phosphatase: MSVLSPEQISERFRAFSPGSRLGYAVLLALVVISFGYGFFFQVISMNSETQVSGSYFFLYNLVVFLGFGALWLLLHKSYKARSASPARVFWTMLLLGLLFISAAIPLTSFGRDAELIDVFDAVDEFDYNTGAPLVVTTIFKSTFLSLFALIFTLYMIFRIKDLVLFKRTKTAQRNWYLMMAAMVVASLTFFMKSPREDPNILQVIALIPPLGLMVVNSLRASWIVYLNFKEKLISISLSTLLLIFLLTSVDAGPLPNPSPFLQDLFVYIQFYNYGLNIFVMLGIGFGVLYCTASLLLLLFHLPTTGDFQRKEHERAVMHSLTELINQASDPERLYAQIAASPVEAGSAQASWLAVADPQSGSLTPQIVATNKVTPGRVSRLVDTVSLFSDVSASGAYIYLGEAAADHRLSVRPGDGFGSMLAVPLIAREETLGILFVTKDVTHGFEQDDIDAIQVYAAQAAIAMDNARLFEEQLEKERLASELDIAREVQRKLLPQHVPVVDGLTIAASNVSAERVGGDYYDFLALDDERLCLVIGDVSGKGASAAFYMAEMQGIFQSVSRLAPNPSEFLRHANAALAHSLEKNVFISAIYGMLNLKTEEFTMGRAGHCPVAMIDLAGNARYLRPAGLGLGLDRGQLFEKTLQEERISLNPGDVFVLYTDGVVESRDVEGEEYGYDRLLESLKQHRHEDAEGIHDAILGDLDGFLGIESYDDDMTLVVLKWNGINLASAQSNSVKAKKSAAQIEQKID